In Phormidium yuhuli AB48, one genomic interval encodes:
- a CDS encoding LL-diaminopimelate aminotransferase codes for MATINENYLKLKAGYLFPEIARRVAAFTEANPEAPIIKLGIGDVTEPLPQACLEAMSKAISEMGDRATFKGYGPEQGYGWLREKIAAQDFQARNCDIDASEIFVSDGAKCDTGNILDIFGKDNRIAVTDPVYPVYVDTNVMAGHTGPANDDGKYEGLVYMPISADNNFTAEIPSDKVDLVYLCFPNNPTGATATQEHLKAWVDYAREHQAIILFDAAYEAFITDESLPHSIYEIEGAKDCAIEFRSFSKNAGFTGTRCAYTVVPKSLTATTSSGETVQLHQLWNRRQSTKFNGVSYIVQRGAEAVYSDAGQAQIKALVGFYLENAKIICDRLSKAGLTVYGGVNAPYVWVKTPNGLSSWEFFDKLLQTANVVGTPGSGFGAAGEGYFRISAFNSRANVEEAMTRVTENFKV; via the coding sequence ATGGCAACGATTAACGAGAATTACCTGAAACTGAAAGCGGGCTATTTGTTCCCAGAAATTGCCCGTCGTGTGGCCGCCTTTACCGAGGCTAACCCCGAGGCGCCGATTATTAAATTGGGCATTGGCGATGTGACCGAACCCCTGCCCCAAGCCTGTTTAGAGGCGATGTCGAAGGCGATTTCCGAGATGGGCGATCGCGCTACCTTCAAAGGCTATGGTCCGGAACAGGGCTATGGTTGGTTGCGTGAAAAAATCGCCGCCCAGGACTTCCAAGCCCGCAATTGTGACATTGACGCTTCCGAGATTTTTGTCTCCGACGGTGCCAAATGTGATACCGGTAATATCCTAGACATTTTTGGCAAAGATAACCGCATTGCCGTCACCGACCCCGTCTATCCGGTCTATGTGGATACCAACGTCATGGCTGGACATACCGGCCCCGCTAACGACGATGGAAAATATGAGGGCTTAGTCTATATGCCCATCTCAGCGGACAACAATTTCACCGCTGAGATTCCCTCGGATAAAGTGGATTTAGTCTATCTCTGTTTCCCCAACAACCCCACCGGGGCAACGGCGACCCAGGAGCATTTAAAAGCTTGGGTCGATTATGCTCGGGAACATCAGGCAATTATTTTGTTTGATGCCGCCTATGAAGCGTTTATTACCGATGAGAGTTTGCCCCATTCTATCTATGAAATTGAAGGGGCTAAAGACTGTGCGATCGAGTTTCGCTCGTTCTCTAAAAATGCTGGATTCACCGGGACTCGTTGCGCCTACACCGTGGTTCCCAAAAGCCTAACCGCTACCACATCCAGCGGCGAAACCGTCCAACTGCACCAACTCTGGAATCGTCGCCAATCCACTAAATTTAATGGTGTTTCCTACATTGTGCAACGGGGGGCAGAAGCGGTCTATTCCGACGCTGGACAGGCGCAAATCAAGGCGTTAGTGGGCTTCTACCTGGAAAACGCTAAAATCATCTGCGATCGTCTCAGCAAGGCTGGTTTGACGGTCTATGGCGGGGTGAATGCACCCTATGTCTGGGTCAAAACCCCCAACGGTTTATCCAGTTGGGAGTTCTTCGACAAACTCCTGCAAACTGCCAATGTTGTGGGAACGCCCGGGTCTGGTTTCGGGGCAGCCGGTGAAGGCTATTTCCGCATTTCCGCCTTTAACAGCCGCGCTAATGTAGAAGAAGCCATGACTCGCGTCACGGAAAACTTCAAGGTTTAA
- a CDS encoding AAA family ATPase, translated as MYIQRIKLKNWRNFTDIDVQLRERVFLIGPNACGKSNFLDVFRFLRDIADPDGGGLQRAVKERGGVLKLRSLYARRYPTIEIEVHLGADLSSPPQWVYSIGIKNQKGGDNPPILAWEKVWKNKNLILKRPDEDDEEDPKLLTQTALEQLRFNREFRDIQVFFQSSLYLHLVPQLLRYPDTFEGATLRADPFGKNFLERVIKTPEKTRKAWLSKIEHALRIAVPQMKQLTDIKDDMGHPHLEAVYEHWRPKAGKQREDQFSDGTLRLIALFWSLLETRNSILLLEEPELSLNAAIVAKLPAIIARLQKGKKSQVILSTHSADLLSDPGIDGREVIMMQPKKEGTEARVVSSIPEIRQLLEAGLTISETALPQTAPLNIQQLELELEL; from the coding sequence ATGTATATTCAACGGATTAAACTCAAAAACTGGAGAAACTTCACTGATATTGATGTTCAACTCCGAGAACGAGTCTTCTTGATTGGACCTAATGCTTGTGGAAAGTCCAACTTTCTAGATGTATTTCGCTTTTTGCGGGATATTGCTGACCCCGATGGCGGTGGGTTGCAGCGGGCGGTTAAAGAACGGGGGGGCGTATTAAAACTACGCTCTCTCTATGCCCGCCGTTATCCCACTATTGAAATTGAAGTTCACTTAGGAGCAGATTTATCCAGTCCGCCTCAGTGGGTTTATAGTATTGGCATTAAAAACCAGAAAGGAGGAGATAATCCTCCAATTTTAGCTTGGGAGAAAGTCTGGAAAAACAAAAATCTTATTTTAAAAAGACCGGATGAAGATGATGAAGAAGACCCAAAACTCCTCACACAAACTGCCTTAGAACAACTCCGATTTAACCGAGAATTTAGAGACATCCAAGTTTTTTTTCAATCCAGCCTCTACCTACATCTCGTCCCACAACTTCTGAGATATCCCGATACTTTTGAAGGTGCAACTCTACGAGCAGACCCTTTTGGTAAAAACTTCCTAGAGCGAGTTATCAAAACTCCTGAAAAGACCCGAAAAGCTTGGTTAAGTAAGATAGAACATGCCTTAAGGATAGCCGTTCCTCAAATGAAGCAGTTAACGGATATCAAAGATGATATGGGACATCCTCACCTTGAAGCCGTCTATGAACATTGGCGACCGAAAGCCGGTAAACAACGAGAAGACCAGTTCTCCGATGGAACGTTGCGTCTAATTGCCCTATTTTGGTCATTATTAGAAACAAGAAACTCAATTCTTTTATTAGAAGAACCGGAACTATCGCTGAATGCCGCCATTGTTGCCAAACTTCCCGCTATTATTGCTCGCTTACAGAAAGGGAAAAAGAGTCAAGTTATTCTGAGTACCCATAGTGCAGATTTACTCTCAGACCCGGGAATTGACGGTCGAGAAGTAATCATGATGCAGCCGAAAAAGGAGGGGACAGAGGCTAGAGTCGTTTCTTCAATTCCAGAAATTCGCCAACTTCTTGAAGCTGGACTCACCATTTCGGAGACGGCCTTACCCCAGACCGCTCCTCTCAATATACAGCAATTAGAGTTAGAGTTAGAGTTGTAG
- a CDS encoding DUF4276 family protein has translation MSSIPINLVYEDVLSGAILEKILDHVEADYIVGLRLSKNGFGYIKKNIKGFNRAAQGSPYLVLTDLDQTDCPITLIQDWLGGQPKHPNLLFRIAVREVESWVLADTRAFSDFFAVDLAKIPQNPDQVNDPKQDLINLVRTSKQKDLRQAIVPEKGSTAKVGKDYNAPLLKFISQQWRVREAMNQSNSLQRTVLALETFQF, from the coding sequence GTGAGTTCAATTCCCATCAACTTAGTCTACGAAGATGTCCTCAGTGGTGCTATTTTAGAGAAAATTTTAGACCATGTTGAAGCAGACTATATCGTGGGACTGCGGTTGAGTAAAAATGGGTTTGGCTACATCAAAAAGAATATCAAAGGCTTCAACCGAGCGGCCCAGGGGAGTCCCTATCTAGTTTTAACGGATTTAGATCAGACGGATTGCCCCATCACTTTGATTCAAGACTGGTTAGGGGGTCAGCCGAAACATCCTAATCTTCTATTTCGGATTGCTGTGCGAGAGGTTGAGTCTTGGGTTTTGGCGGATACTCGGGCATTTTCGGATTTTTTTGCTGTAGATTTAGCCAAAATTCCCCAAAATCCAGACCAGGTTAATGACCCGAAACAAGATTTAATAAACTTAGTCAGAACCTCAAAACAAAAAGACTTACGACAGGCGATTGTACCCGAAAAAGGGAGTACCGCGAAAGTGGGCAAAGACTATAACGCCCCCCTGTTGAAATTTATCAGTCAACAGTGGCGTGTTAGGGAAGCCATGAACCAGTCCAACAGTCTTCAACGGACTGTTCTTGCCTTAGAAACCTTCCAGTTTTAA
- the arsS gene encoding arsenosugar biosynthesis radical SAM (seleno)protein ArsS (Some members of this family are selenoproteins.) encodes MVQAPNRSQTLTPFHQQLNHPLQKQPISVLQINLGKRCNLACHHCHVEAGPKRTEEISRDIWQDLVTLIEQFPQLQTVDLTGGAPEMHAGFKPLVEAARRTQKEVIVRSNLTIYFVPGYEDLPEYFAANRLRVVASLPCYLADNVDKMRGNGVFDESIRALQWLNQLGYGRDPELTLDLVYNPPMPGSEDEFRLPPAQAGLEAAYKAHLGGQFGIEFNHLLTITNLPIGRTKQFLQRRHLQQAYTKFLEENFNRATLEGVMCRNQLSVDYLGNIYDCDFNQMEGVAAQSAAGDPLTVRHLLEAGSLDVIEQIQTRDYCYGCTAGCGSSCGGSLIEE; translated from the coding sequence ATGGTACAAGCGCCCAACCGCTCCCAGACCCTTACCCCCTTTCATCAGCAACTCAACCACCCCTTACAGAAACAACCCATTTCCGTCTTACAAATCAACCTGGGCAAACGCTGTAACTTAGCCTGTCATCATTGCCATGTGGAAGCCGGCCCAAAACGAACCGAAGAAATCTCCAGAGACATTTGGCAAGATTTAGTGACCCTCATCGAGCAGTTTCCTCAACTCCAAACCGTGGATTTAACCGGAGGCGCACCGGAGATGCACGCCGGATTTAAGCCTCTGGTTGAGGCGGCTCGGCGAACCCAGAAAGAGGTGATTGTTCGCTCCAACTTGACCATCTATTTCGTTCCCGGCTACGAGGACTTACCCGAGTATTTCGCCGCGAATCGGCTGCGAGTTGTAGCGTCTCTCCCCTGTTATCTAGCCGATAATGTGGACAAGATGCGAGGAAATGGGGTATTTGACGAGTCCATCCGCGCCTTGCAATGGCTCAATCAACTCGGCTATGGTCGAGACCCGGAGTTAACCTTAGATTTAGTCTATAATCCACCCATGCCCGGGTCTGAGGATGAGTTTCGGCTTCCCCCAGCACAAGCGGGGTTAGAGGCCGCCTATAAGGCCCATCTCGGAGGCCAATTTGGCATTGAGTTTAACCATCTCCTGACGATTACCAATTTACCCATTGGACGAACCAAACAGTTCTTACAACGTCGTCATCTCCAGCAAGCCTATACGAAGTTCTTGGAGGAGAATTTCAATCGGGCCACCCTTGAGGGGGTAATGTGTCGGAATCAGCTTTCTGTGGATTATCTGGGCAATATCTACGATTGTGATTTTAACCAGATGGAGGGAGTGGCGGCCCAGTCAGCCGCAGGAGACCCCCTAACGGTTCGTCATCTGTTAGAGGCGGGGAGTTTAGACGTGATTGAGCAGATTCAAACTCGGGACTATTGTTATGGCTGTACGGCGGGTTGTGGTTCCAGTTGTGGTGGTTCGTTAATTGAGGAGTAA
- a CDS encoding methyltransferase domain-containing protein, translating to MSPTQNPSQPQAPSYDVEQVVLQRYQDGAEQVQPSLCCPTDYDDRYLKLIPQEILDKDYGCGDPSRYVEAGETVLDLGSGAGKICYILSQKVGADGSVIGVDFNDTMLALAGKYQAEIAQKIGYQNVTFVKGKIQDLALDLQLVQTWLREHPIEDLEGLFKFEQWCDRLRREQPLIADNSIDVVVSNCVLNLVHPRDKQQLFQDIFRVLKPGGRAVISDIVSDHYPTETILNDPDLWSGCIAGAFQEDDFPKRFEQVGFQDIEILSRQAEPWQVVDGIEFRSLTLRAYKGGRPESSEKTSSASPKRSCCG from the coding sequence TCCAACCCAGAACCCCTCTCAACCCCAAGCACCCAGCTATGATGTCGAGCAGGTGGTGCTTCAGCGATACCAGGATGGTGCAGAGCAGGTTCAGCCGAGTTTATGCTGTCCCACCGACTATGACGACCGTTATCTAAAGCTGATTCCCCAAGAGATTTTAGACAAAGACTATGGTTGTGGCGACCCCTCTCGCTATGTCGAAGCCGGAGAAACCGTCTTAGATTTAGGGTCGGGAGCTGGCAAAATCTGTTATATCCTCTCCCAGAAAGTCGGCGCCGATGGCTCAGTGATTGGGGTGGATTTCAATGACACCATGTTAGCCCTCGCTGGCAAATATCAAGCCGAGATAGCCCAGAAAATTGGCTACCAAAACGTGACATTTGTCAAGGGTAAAATTCAAGATTTAGCCTTGGATTTGCAGCTTGTGCAAACTTGGCTTAGGGAGCATCCTATCGAGGATTTAGAGGGATTATTTAAATTTGAACAGTGGTGCGATCGCCTCCGTCGAGAACAGCCTCTCATTGCCGACAATAGCATCGATGTCGTTGTTTCCAACTGTGTCTTAAACCTCGTCCATCCCCGAGACAAACAACAGCTTTTCCAAGACATCTTCCGAGTTCTCAAACCCGGTGGCCGTGCCGTCATCTCCGATATTGTCAGTGACCACTATCCCACCGAGACCATTCTCAACGACCCAGACTTATGGAGTGGTTGTATTGCCGGAGCCTTCCAAGAAGACGACTTCCCCAAACGCTTTGAACAGGTTGGATTTCAAGACATTGAAATTCTCAGTCGCCAAGCCGAACCCTGGCAAGTGGTGGACGGAATCGAATTTCGTTCCCTGACCCTGCGAGCCTATAAAGGAGGCCGTCCGGAGTCCTCAGAGAAGACCAGTTCAGCCTCTCCTAAACGCTCCTGTTGCGGTTAA